A part of Tiliqua scincoides isolate rTilSci1 chromosome 13, rTilSci1.hap2, whole genome shotgun sequence genomic DNA contains:
- the MMD2 gene encoding monocyte to macrophage differentiation factor 2, with product MGAEPMEKECPLSLAPSLFMNHRVPSNRRYQPTEYEHAANCATHAFWIIPSILGSSILYVLSDDQWETISAWIYGFGLSGLFIVSTIFHTISWKKRHLRSVEHCLHMFDRMVIYFFIAASYAPWLNLRELGPWASQMRWIIWIMASVGTVYVFFFHERYKVVELVCYIIMGFFPAVVVLSMPNTDGLLELMAGGVFYCLGTVFFKSDGRIPFAHAIWHLFVAIGAGIHYYAIWKYLYWPDPLKAKTSR from the exons ATGGGTGCTGAGCCCATGGAGAAGGAGTGTCCACTGTCTCTTGCGCCATCTCT GTTTATGAACCACAGGGTCCCATCCAATCGGAGGTACCAGCCGACGGAGTACGAACATGCAGCCAATTGCGCCACTCATGCA TTCTGGATCATTCCAAGCAtcttgggcagctcaatcctctATGTCCTCTCTGATGACCAATGGGAGACCATCTCCGCATGGATCTATGGCTTTGGCCTGTCTGGGTTATTCATCGTCTCTACGATCTTTCACACCATCTCATGGAAGAAGAGGCACTTAAG GAGTGTCGAACACTGCCTACACATGTTTGACCGAATGGTAATCTACTTCTTCATTGCAGCCTCCTACGCCCCTTG GCTGAACCTGCGGGAGTTGGGTCCGTGGGCTTCCCAGATGAGGTGGATCATTTGGATAATGGCCTCCGTTGGCACCGtctatgttttctttttccatgaGCG GTACAAGGTGGTGGAACTAGTGTGTTATATCATCATGGGCTTCTTCCCTGCAGTGGTCGTCCTTTCCATG CCCAACACGGATGGCCTCTTGGAGCTGATGGCTGGAGGGGTGTTCTATTGTTTGGGAACCGTCTTCTTCAAGAGCGACGGACGCATCCCCTTTGCACATGCCATCTGGCACCTTTTTGTGGCCATCGGAGCTGGTATCCATTACTACGCCATTTGGAAGTACCTCTATTGGCCGGATCCTCTCAAAGCAAAAACCTCCAGGTAG